DNA from Trachemys scripta elegans isolate TJP31775 chromosome 15, CAS_Tse_1.0, whole genome shotgun sequence:
CCAAGGAGCTCCTCCTGAAGCCCACCAGTAAGGAGGGTCCCCTGGAGTGCTTGGACTCGCCTCCTGAAGGGAAGATGGGCAGCTGGGGGTCTGCAGGAGAGGGTGGCACCCAGGCAGTGGGGCAGCCGCAGGAGTGGCTCTCTGGCAGCAGTTACAGCCAGCTGGTGACACAGAACACCGACCTGCTAAGTGCCCTGGAGGATCTAGAGCGGCGATGCACGGCCCTTAAGGAAGAGAACGGCCTTCTGAGGAGGAGCAGCTTCCCCGAGATGCAGGAGAAGGTGAAGCGGCTCAAGAGGAAAAATGCAGATCTGGCCATCATTGCCAAGCGATTGGAGGAGAGAGCCAGGAAACTCCAGGAGTCCAACCTCAAGGTGGTCAATGCTCCAATACCCCTATCCCTCAAAAGCTCCAATGTGGAACTGTGCAAGAAAGCATTTGCCCGGCAGCGGGCTAAAGACCTGAGCGAACAAGCTAGCATCCTTCTGGCCAAAGACAAACAGATAGAAGCCTTGCAGAGAGAGTGTTGGGAGCTGCAGGCCAAATTGGCCACAGGCAAGGAGGGCTCATGCTGGCTCCATTTAAGTGACTTTGATCGTTTGTTGCGGGAGTCTCAGAAAGAAGTGTTACGATTACAGAGACAGATCACGCTGAAGAACCTGAAAGAGTCTCTACAGTCCTCCAAAATGGGTCCAGACAGTTCTTCTCCAGCTGCTACCATGTGCCTAATACAGGAAACACTTGCACCAAACATTGATGCAAGCTTAGATGGTTCATCTTTGCCAAAACAGACACCACCAGGATCAATCACTTTGCCAAAGGATATTAAGCCAGTAGCACTACCTCTGGGAAATATGTCTGAGGAACATGAAAacatccctttaaaaacagaCCCAGACAGCAAAAATCAGATACAGCATTTGGAAGTAGAGCTTAGTAAGAAATTTAAGCAGTGTGAAACCCTTGAACAAGAAATggagaaaaggcagaaaaaatgTGAAGAGTTGGAAATGCAGCTTCAGGAGGTGCTGACTAAAAATGCCAGAATGACTGAGGAAAATGCTCAACTCAGTGGGAAAACTAAATGGACAGAAAAGGTTGAATCTGAAAATGCTGACCTGAAGGTAAAATTAATGGGAGTGACAGAGGAGTGGAATTCTGCTGTCCAGTTGACTAAAGGACTTCAAACCAAGGTGGACAATTTAGAGCATGTACTGAAGGACATGAAAGAAATGGCAAAGAGAAGGCAACAGCTGGAGGTTGACCATGAGGAAACACTGTTAGCACTgcagaagaaagaagaggaggtCAGATATTTGCAGCAGGCCCAGGTAGAAGCAAAAAGGGAACATGAAGAGGTAGTACAGCTATTAGAAGCCCAGGTGAGAGAATTGGAGAATCAGTATCACAGTCAAACTGAACATTTTAATCTTCTGTCTCAGGAACTCgaacaattacaaataaaaaattcTGACCTTGTGACTTCAGACTTGCCACACGCTATGTGCTGTTCCTCAGAAGATTGCCATGTTCCTCAGTGCAGTAAGAATATTAATGATGTAGACTTTGTATCCACTCCTACTGCTTTTAAGAAGCAAAGCAAGAAACTGGAGTTCCAGTCAAACTCCTCAAAATCAGAATCCACACAGTACAGTCCTAAGTCCTGCCCCACTCCAGAGGGGGATAGTGCAAGTGAGATGGATGAATTGGAGACGGACAAATTTTCCCTAATCTTGGAGCCTGAGAGACAAGGTCCTGCAAAACTTCAAGTGTTTTTAGCTCGATACAGCTATGACCCTTTTGATGGTCCTAATAAGAACCCTGAGGCAGAGCTTCCACTGACAGCTGGAGAATACATTTATATCTATGGAGAGATGGATGAGGATGGCTTCTTCGAAGGAGAGctgatggatggcagaagagggCTGGTTCCCTCTAATTTGATAGAAGAAGTTTCAGATGATGACCTCATGACCTTTGTGCCTCCAAAGACAAGTGACGTCTCTCATACGTCAGATCATGAAATGAGTTTCCTCAGCAGAAGTGCTAGTAGTGGAGAAAAGAGTGATTGCCATGATGAAGAAATCCGTGTCAATCTATTGCCTAATAGATTAGAAGGAGACATGGAAATGCCTGATCATACAGCGGTGCCTTATCCAAGAAATTTGACTATAATCAAACTGTTTGCAAGAAGTGTTGTTATAGGCTGGGAGTCACCACTCATGccagctggctggggagatgTGCAGAGCTATAACATATATGTAGATACAGAACTTTGCCAAAATGTGAGTTCTGGTTGTCAGACTCAAGCAGCAATTGAGAATCTGGATTTAAAGATTAAGGCATATCGGATCTCGGTACAAAGTgtgacagagaagggaaactCGGATAAGATGCAATGTACCTTCCTTGTAGGGCAAGGTTTCCATATAGCACCAGCACTTCTGAAACTTAGGAGCATCACTGCCACTTCAGCAGAGGTCACCTGGTTACCAAGCAGTAGCAACTACACTCATGCAGTGTACCTTAATGAGAAGGAGTGTGATGTGACAAAGGCAGGGATCTACTGGTACACTTTCCATAACCTGCAACCCAACACTCAATACAATGCAAAAGTGGAAACACAGCCTCAGAAGACAGTATGGGATTTGCCTCAAGAGAAATGGGAGCAGAAATCAGCAATGATTAAGTTCATTACTCCATCAGCGGGACCACCTGATGCTCCACTTGATGTCCAAGTACAGCCTGATCCCTCAGCAGGCATTCTAGTTATCAGCTGGCTACCAGTGACAATTGATGCAGCAGGATCATCCAATGGGGTACGAGTTACTGGTTATGCTGTGTATGTCAATGGACAAAGAGTAACAGAAGTTATATCTCCAACAGCTGGAAGTGCCATAGTAGAACTGTCCCAGTTAGAGATTCTACAAGGGTCTCAGAAGGTTTCTGTGAGAACTGTCTCCCCCAGTGGAGAGTCAGCTGATTCTGTGCCAGCTCTGATTCCCTCAGCCATGTTGAATGTTCCCAGTTGTTGTTCATCATCAAAGTCTATGTCTACCAGCCTGACCTCTGAATTACTCTATGGGGAATTCATAGACTCTCAGCATGTGGAAATCCCTCTGATGCACTGCACATCTTCACCCTCTTCAGAGATGTTCATGGCCAGTCAAGATAACAAATTCACCATTCACTTCACCTCCAACTGCGGAGACTCAGTAGCTTCTCTGCCAGCAAGCATCCCCCCACACCAGCTGTTCTCCTCTCAGAGTTCTTCTTTGATACATGAGCTTGCAATGTGCAACATTGGTGATAACGTAGCAAGAGATAAAGATGATAAATGTTTAAAGTCTTATCAGCAGACAGCAGTCAGTGTGCAACCTTCAGGCCTTGTCTTTCCAACTAGATGGTGTGAAGAATCAGTCAATTCCAGGATGTCAGCATTAAAAGAACTTGCTGAagacagccagagaaagaggataAAAAAGCTCTTTGTTTCTAAAAAAGCTGTACTTGAAAATCAAATGGACACTAGCAACATGAAAATGTCTATGATCACCCACTATGTGCACTCTGACGATAAGTCTGTGAAAGATTCAACCACTCAAGATATTGAGGGACATGATGCGAGCTGCTTGAGTTCTGGGCCTCAGCTGTGTTCTAGTCAGCTTGAATTGGAGGACAGTTACAGAGACATAGGTATACCTAATATCTGTGTTCAGGAAGTCCCAGATATTTCCACTGAGAAGAAACAGACGAAAGAATTATCCAAAGAAGTCCCCAGCCTAGGGATGTCTAGAGATGAAATACAGGAAGACCAAACATCAAGAATAGGAAACTGGCAATTGAATCCTGTTGGTGATCACAGCCACAGTTCTGatctttcagatattttggaagaggaagaagaggaccTGGATTTAGACACGCAGGAAGAGAATAGAATAAAGGTGTTTGGTAATGATTCCAGGCTGCCGGAGCTTCCAGAGTTTCCCATGCAGTGGGctcaaaacagaaaaatgagcAAGACTTTAAGAATAGGTCAAGCAGGGACATCTTCATTTTCCAAAGCAGGCCCTCTGAGAAGCTTCGTCTCAGAGGAAATAGTTAATGATGATTCAGTAAGGATATTTGTGGCCCTTTTTGACTATGATCCCATATCTATGTCACCTAATCTTGATGCAGCTGAAGAGGAGCTCCCATTTAAAAAGGGGCAGATTCTAAAGGTGGTTGGTGATAAAGATGCTGATGGCTTTTACAGAGGTGAATATGCAGGAAGCGTAGGGTATATTCCCTATAATATGGTGTCTGAAGTGCAGGTGGAGAGTAATGAAATGAAACTGCACCTGTTAAAACAAGGTTCCATTACTGATGAAAAATCTGTGATTAACTTAGTGGAGGTGGATACAAAGAATAACAATAAGTCTCACACAGAACATAGCTGGCAGGATAGCAAGGCTGAACAGCTTACTTCTAAGACAATGGTGGCTGTCTTTGACTACAACCCAAGGGAGAACTCATTAAACGTAGATGTGGAAAGTGAGCTGACATTTAATGCTGGAGACATCATCACAGTATTTGGGTCTGTGGATGATGATGGATTCTACTATGGGGAGTTAAATGGACAGAGAGGCCTTATCCCGTCTCACTTTCTAAAAGCTATCTCTCGGGATGAAGAGTAAAAGAGGATTCATTTAAAAGACAGCTCTGCAGAGAGTTAtagaagaaggaaaagaagaatctgatatatcaattaaaaaaaagcacaaaatgtAGATGAAAAATTGAATCTTTAGCAAGGTCTAGCATTAAAAACTATCCATGAAAATGCCTCctacaaaatgtatatttttaagaaTTGAACAACTGGACAATTCATATGTACTTGAATCTCTGCTCATATGAGAATAATAGTATGAACTATTTGCAGAAGGCTCCAAATAGATTTTTAGTTGTAAAACAAACTGGGTAACTTTAAATTTGTTACAAAGACCTGTAAGAAAGTTAGaagtgaattttaaatattttcctgtaGGGATTATGAAAAGAGTGCATTGCAGAGATAAAAGTGAATTTCACATACAGTTTAAAACACTGTACGatcttaatctttttttctttttaatggaagaGATATACATATTTTCTCTATGTTGGTACTTAATGGATCAACTTCTACCACTTTCTACAGTACATACAGTAATGGTGTGGAATGGCTGTTAAAAGCATGCCAGATAGTATTTTTCTTAAGGGGTAGGTGAACTTCGACTACTTTTTAGCATGTCTTCCTCTACACAAATAATTGATTCATTAGCCCACTTCTCTTCTTCTTCATTGAGAGTTGCCGTTCAAAGAGAGGAAGATGTTCCAAATGCGTAGAATGCTACAGTGACTGTGGGCAGAATGTTCCAATAGCTGacacagagcaaaacaaaaatatttaagggTAGATACCTACCTAGTACAGTGTCCAAATGATTTCCAGCTCTGAACTGAATATAAACCCTTTTTCATTTTAGATTTTGATTTTAAGGAAGACACTGGTTTCCCTCTAGCCAGTTGCTCCCATTAAAGCTTGTATTTAGGAGAAACGTAACAGCTGCATATGCTTTAATACTGTGGTTTCTTTGTGTGATTTACACTGAAATTTCTCTTTCCCATTTCAGAGTGGGAGGTCTGTAATACCTCAATGTTTGTTGCAAAGAATATGCCCtctcctgctgccattgaagtcagtaggagtttttcaGTTGACTTCAAGGAGAGCTGGATTGTGTCCACTGGTTGCACTTCATTGTCTCATATCTCAGGGGTTACTAACATAGGCATTTGTCCTATAAATATGCATTTGTGCCCAGGATCACATAAGGCATGCTCCACATAGGAGTCAATACCAAAAGTGTTCTTGCACAAAGGGCTGTGTTAAATAGCTTTTGCTCATTGCAAGGCTTACATTTGCTGCAGAGAATAGTCATTCCAATGACAGGCTTTAATAGGAAGGATTCTGTTGGGTTAATGTTAGGTTCCCAATCTGGAGATGACTCCATTCAGGCACAGGAGTCCGCTTGCACAAACTTACTCTCAGGAACTGGGTGTCCTTTTGTGCAGTTTGTATTGAAAATGGAGGGGTCGGTTTCTGTCctttaacttatttaaatattttacttcaCTTATTTATGGAGATATTAAACTGTTTTACTTgtttacttatttaaatattttatttgtttacataTCTAAATACTTGTTTTACTATTGTATGATTCAGACTGACTACAGAAGCCATGAAGAGTGACTCAGAGCTCTTGAAGTAGGATCAAAGCTGTATATGTAGATGAGTTTGAAAACAGGAGAGTTTGCAGATGTTTCCTTATGTGATGTATTCTTTGTGTTATGATGTTACTTGTTAGACCTATGGGAAGTTTCTGTCTTTTATACCAATGTTAATTTCCTTGCATATTTCACTTTAATTGTCTTAAGAAagcaatttgtttaattttgaaattagaattttaaaagtgATATCCATAGGTGCTGgtgatacatttttatttttaaaaaattactataataaagcttatttattattttctgagTATTTGCCTCTGTTCTTAATTGACACTTAGAGTGGTATTATGAACTtgcaaaattttgattaaaagttcTTTGACTTCTCATGTTTGGTTTTCCCATTTCATTCTGTGTCTAAACAATACACCAATCACTTTGAAGCCTAATGAATTTTCAGATTTAAGGCCCTGATTTTGGGTTGTGGCAGACTTGACCTTGGTTTATCCCTAACGGTAGAGATGGTATCTTTATGAACCTTTGCACCTCCTGGATTCTGGGCAGCTGGGGGCTGGTTTTGTCCCAGAGACAAGTAATTGCCCAGTAGCCTAGAATAAACAGAGGGAGCACAGATTGTTCCAGCTGTGCCTTCTTCTGTTGTGCACCCTTCTGTGATTTCAGATAGTATTTCTTTCtaacattcatttattttctagATTTAAATGAGCATGCATGGTGGCAACAAATACTTGTTATGAGAAAATTGTCACCCATACAGAAAACAGCAGTATATGGTAATTAttcatttatataaataattatatgGTACCACTAGATGGCAGCAGAGCCCACGGTATCAGACTATAGtgcaggggtaagcaacctatggcacgcatgccgattttcagtggcactcacgctgcctgggtcctggccaccgatctggggggatctgcattttaatttaattttaaattaagcttcttaaacattttagaaaccttatttactttacatacaatagtttagttatatattatagacttatagaaaaagaccttctaaaaacgttaaaatgtgttactggcacacaaaaccttaaattagagtgaataaatgaagactcggcacagcacttctgaaaggttgctgacccctgctatagtGTATGCCCCTGTTAGCTAAAGGACATGGTCAGTTTAAACATCACATTGTTTTGTTGGTGACAcctttagattatttttaaaaagaactgttaACACTGAATTTACTTTTAACTAtttatgctgtttattttttgcattcCTCTTGCTTCAGACAAGGAAAATAGAGTAGTCAGATTTGCTTTGGTTATGAATACTGCAAGTGaaggtttggttttttaattttttttttaattaatggaagCATTCCTGTTAATCTTAATTTTGGaaaagcttgttaaaaaaaaatctaaatttgggaCCAAACTTGACCTGACAGCATCCCTTCAAACTGTGAATGGctgaggccccaatcctacaaacacgcATTAATTTGTTCTTAACTCAGCACAAGTTGTCCCATGGAAGTAAATGGTATTACTCAGATGCTTCatgttaagcatgtgaataagtgTTCACAGGACTGACACTTGTTTTAATTGCTTGATGAAAGGATGCTATGAGAACCTTTAGGAAACCCTATATTCAGATTGTTGTCAACATTGATCCTGAATTATTTAGATATTCTGCATTACAGAGCATCTGCAAGATgggaagaggagtttgaagattTGAAACATCATTTAGTGCTTGGCTTCCTTTCACTCACCGTTAGTACATTTTGAGAATTTTTATTTCACTGAACTTTTCTCAAGTTAgaaaagaaacatatttttttatttcattcagaGGTTAGCCAGCACATTTCATTACATTACAAatcaattttctgttttttaaagaaagtaggGAACATctttttatgtgtttgtacactgcctagcacaatggtactGGTGTCTCTAAGTGCTACGTTAGAACAATTAATAATTAGGCATCAGCTTCCtactttatattttcatttggtTATTTAACTATCGGATAGAAAACTCCAATGTTGGTAACCCCAAGACTGAAGCATTATTACTCCACTGGGGTCCTAGCAGTCTGTTGATGGTGTTGGAATTTCTCATTAGACCATTACAACTGGATCCCTTTACCCTCTCAGTTTGTCATATCAGCATTGTCTAATAAAACTGATTCTGCCCTGCAATCAGATTCATTCCTTTCTTCTTCTCATATCACCCTCATCTTCTAAACTGTCCACCAGTAAACTTCCTGAGTGTATCCTTTCCCTATCCCTCATCCAGTTATTTCTTCAGTCTTACTGAGGTACCAAACCATTCTCTATGGAACTCACACATGTtcttgagagagagaagaggtgagtgaggtaatatcttttattgcaccaacttatgttggtgaaagagacagctTTTGAGcgacacagaactcttcttcaggtcattgTGTAGAGAGCTCTGtgttgctcaaaagcttgtctctattACCAGCAGATGTGGAGGAATAGAAGAAaattcctcacccaccttgtctctctcatatgctGAGACCagcatagctacaacaacacagcaaacaaCATAATCTCTAGTGGGTTTTAAAGAAAAGGGCACCACAGCAAAATATGTATGTTGGtggttatgttaaaaaaaaaagttaaataaatggaTTGTTTTTGAAGTGCTGAAAACAGTTTTTGGAGAGAGACATCAGACCATAAAGATCTGCCTCACTCATCAACAGGTTCTCATATTTTAGAATAATTTCAGGGAAACAAAGTTTTTAACACcaagaaaaacagattttgattCTCCAAAGCTATGCTATTATTATGCTAACATTAAACAGCTAAGATAGGAAAAGCAGGAAACCTACCGTATATGTAATATATGTTGTTATAGGAAAACTGGTCTTAATATGGCCAAAGTGCTTGTAAATttgcactgaagttaatagaaaaaAGACATCCTAAATATAAGGAATGAGAAGAAAAACCTGTAATGGATCAATGAAAATGCAGTTAACATAATGCTAACTGAAAATCCTaaacttgcttttaaattgcCCATATCATTCTTTTAAAGCCCATGCCTGACAGTgattgtaaataataataataatgaagggTGGCTTCTTT
Protein-coding regions in this window:
- the RIMBP3C gene encoding RIMS-binding protein 3C — encoded protein: MTRDSPGGGPPPGGRLSPRKAPAPPAGSQAQHDEHKRELEALRAELDGERLRSQESRRRFAAEARELREAAERDRQLLADQLRSKWEQQRARELHQLRELSLREREAEIRQLIRWKDAELRQAQELLQRERDAAVRQARDLQRQLAEELVSRGYSSTRGCPAGLSSECRGKLQEVLGKLRWETDGDQAARIRHLRAELELERSLFLKYILERFEGEQQPAGCPHRARHGPQPRLSRSLLEGPRPRSLESLIAAASPDGGAARSRSLDSSLAKPESSQAGHQAPLEGSPPQSPCQGQPAQKALEEDAHPQEGAAKELLLKPTSKEGPLECLDSPPEGKMGSWGSAGEGGTQAVGQPQEWLSGSSYSQLVTQNTDLLSALEDLERRCTALKEENGLLRRSSFPEMQEKVKRLKRKNADLAIIAKRLEERARKLQESNLKVVNAPIPLSLKSSNVELCKKAFARQRAKDLSEQASILLAKDKQIEALQRECWELQAKLATGKEGSCWLHLSDFDRLLRESQKEVLRLQRQITLKNLKESLQSSKMGPDSSSPAATMCLIQETLAPNIDASLDGSSLPKQTPPGSITLPKDIKPVALPLGNMSEEHENIPLKTDPDSKNQIQHLEVELSKKFKQCETLEQEMEKRQKKCEELEMQLQEVLTKNARMTEENAQLSGKTKWTEKVESENADLKVKLMGVTEEWNSAVQLTKGLQTKVDNLEHVLKDMKEMAKRRQQLEVDHEETLLALQKKEEEVRYLQQAQVEAKREHEEVVQLLEAQVRELENQYHSQTEHFNLLSQELEQLQIKNSDLVTSDLPHAMCCSSEDCHVPQCSKNINDVDFVSTPTAFKKQSKKLEFQSNSSKSESTQYSPKSCPTPEGDSASEMDELETDKFSLILEPERQGPAKLQVFLARYSYDPFDGPNKNPEAELPLTAGEYIYIYGEMDEDGFFEGELMDGRRGLVPSNLIEEVSDDDLMTFVPPKTSDVSHTSDHEMSFLSRSASSGEKSDCHDEEIRVNLLPNRLEGDMEMPDHTAVPYPRNLTIIKLFARSVVIGWESPLMPAGWGDVQSYNIYVDTELCQNVSSGCQTQAAIENLDLKIKAYRISVQSVTEKGNSDKMQCTFLVGQGFHIAPALLKLRSITATSAEVTWLPSSSNYTHAVYLNEKECDVTKAGIYWYTFHNLQPNTQYNAKVETQPQKTVWDLPQEKWEQKSAMIKFITPSAGPPDAPLDVQVQPDPSAGILVISWLPVTIDAAGSSNGVRVTGYAVYVNGQRVTEVISPTAGSAIVELSQLEILQGSQKVSVRTVSPSGESADSVPALIPSAMLNVPSCCSSSKSMSTSLTSELLYGEFIDSQHVEIPLMHCTSSPSSEMFMASQDNKFTIHFTSNCGDSVASLPASIPPHQLFSSQSSSLIHELAMCNIGDNVARDKDDKCLKSYQQTAVSVQPSGLVFPTRWCEESVNSRMSALKELAEDSQRKRIKKLFVSKKAVLENQMDTSNMKMSMITHYVHSDDKSVKDSTTQDIEGHDASCLSSGPQLCSSQLELEDSYRDIGIPNICVQEVPDISTEKKQTKELSKEVPSLGMSRDEIQEDQTSRIGNWQLNPVGDHSHSSDLSDILEEEEEDLDLDTQEENRIKVFGNDSRLPELPEFPMQWAQNRKMSKTLRIGQAGTSSFSKAGPLRSFVSEEIVNDDSVRIFVALFDYDPISMSPNLDAAEEELPFKKGQILKVVGDKDADGFYRGEYAGSVGYIPYNMVSEVQVESNEMKLHLLKQGSITDEKSVINLVEVDTKNNNKSHTEHSWQDSKAEQLTSKTMVAVFDYNPRENSLNVDVESELTFNAGDIITVFGSVDDDGFYYGELNGQRGLIPSHFLKAISRDEE